Proteins from a genomic interval of Treponema brennaborense DSM 12168:
- a CDS encoding TfoX/Sxy family protein yields MSELSKLPNIGKVLEQQLVQVGIETPEQLRQTGSNQAWLHIKAIDPSACYNRLCALEGAIRGVRWHLLSDAVKKELKEFYNSFKS; encoded by the coding sequence ATGAGTGAACTGTCGAAGCTGCCTAATATCGGAAAAGTATTGGAACAACAATTAGTGCAAGTCGGCATAGAAACGCCCGAACAGCTGCGGCAAACCGGAAGCAATCAGGCATGGCTTCACATCAAAGCGATCGATCCGTCCGCCTGTTATAACCGGCTGTGTGCGTTGGAAGGTGCGATTCGGGGCGTCAGGTGGCATCTTCTCAGCGATGCTGTCAAAAAGGAACTTAAAGAGTTTTACAACAGTTTCAAATCATAA
- a CDS encoding HU family DNA-binding protein, with amino-acid sequence MAQYRVMERGEPGVAGGGKKKWYALAVNSREDTIDDITKSIEKISTVSGADIRAVLYALVDVSVQALERGEIVRLGDLGSMRLTLSSEGKEKEADVTAASIKKRGIIFSPGKKLKEMLETVKFTKA; translated from the coding sequence ATGGCACAGTACAGAGTAATGGAGCGGGGAGAACCCGGGGTTGCAGGCGGCGGAAAGAAAAAATGGTACGCGCTTGCAGTTAACAGCAGGGAAGACACGATCGACGACATTACCAAAAGTATCGAAAAGATTTCTACGGTAAGCGGAGCCGATATCCGTGCAGTCCTGTACGCACTGGTAGACGTTTCAGTTCAGGCGCTTGAGCGCGGAGAAATCGTCCGGCTGGGAGACCTCGGAAGCATGCGGCTGACGCTCAGTTCCGAAGGCAAAGAAAAGGAAGCAGACGTAACGGCGGCTTCCATCAAAAAACGGGGCATTATTTTTTCTCCCGGTAAAAAACTCAAGGAAATGCTTGAGACGGTAAAATTTACCAAAGCGTAA
- a CDS encoding NAD(+) synthase: protein MNYGFFRAACASPAVTVADCVKNADAIIEQIQQAAQHGAALIVFPELSITGYTCGDLFLQRTLQRSAVAQLERIAAETAGCGALSLVGLPLAADDTLYNCAAYVYGGEVVAVVPKTFIPNYAEFYERRHFSPAPDANAPDAACTRTEGKTVCLSQRFPAVPFGTDILIRDVRNRDAVIAAEICEDVWVPAAPSQRHALSGATVIANLSASNEIIGKAEYRRMLVQSQSARLQCAYLYADAGNGESTTDMVFAAHNIAAENGSVLAESELFGTGLIFADFDLELLLQERRRTGTFAQCARDAGVGSYRSIYVDLPSRAEAEADELRYRRIDPHPFVPSGTRERTERCRRVVELQAEGLAKRLRHTNARTAVIGLSGGLDSTLALLVTAEAFRRCKLDPAGIEAVTMPCFGTTERTHRNAVRLSKRLHTSFREIPIAEAVRQHFADIGHDESVHDVTYENAQARERTQILMDVANKTGGLVIGTGDLSESALGWATYNGDHMSMYGVNSSVPKTLVRYLVAWFADEADSADAELAAVLRDILDTPVSPELLPPEDGAISQKTEELVGPYELHDFFLYYVLRRGFSPAKIYYLARKAFCSGGKASAEGVPDCETARAAGVYRPETVLKWLKIFYRRFFSQQFKRSCMPDGAKVGTVNLSPRGDWRMPSDASCALWQQELDNL, encoded by the coding sequence ATGAATTACGGATTTTTCCGCGCTGCGTGCGCGAGCCCCGCCGTTACCGTGGCAGACTGCGTTAAAAACGCGGACGCAATTATAGAACAGATTCAGCAGGCCGCGCAGCACGGCGCGGCGCTCATCGTGTTTCCCGAACTGTCCATAACCGGCTATACCTGCGGCGATCTGTTTTTGCAGCGGACGCTGCAACGTTCCGCCGTCGCCCAGCTGGAACGGATTGCGGCGGAAACGGCGGGCTGCGGAGCGCTTTCACTCGTGGGACTGCCGCTTGCCGCCGACGACACGCTGTACAACTGCGCAGCGTACGTGTACGGCGGAGAAGTCGTCGCCGTCGTGCCCAAAACGTTCATTCCCAATTACGCGGAATTTTACGAGCGCCGCCATTTCAGTCCGGCTCCCGACGCGAATGCGCCGGACGCAGCTTGTACACGCACGGAAGGAAAAACCGTCTGCCTTTCCCAGCGCTTTCCGGCAGTGCCGTTCGGAACCGACATTCTCATCCGCGACGTGCGGAACCGGGACGCGGTGATTGCCGCGGAAATTTGCGAAGATGTATGGGTTCCGGCCGCGCCGTCGCAGCGGCACGCGCTTTCGGGAGCAACCGTTATCGCAAACCTTTCGGCCAGCAACGAAATCATCGGTAAGGCCGAATACCGGCGGATGCTGGTGCAGTCGCAGTCGGCTCGCCTGCAGTGCGCGTACTTGTACGCCGACGCAGGCAACGGCGAATCGACGACCGATATGGTTTTTGCCGCGCACAACATCGCCGCCGAAAACGGCAGCGTTCTTGCCGAATCCGAATTGTTCGGAACAGGCTTGATTTTTGCCGATTTCGATCTTGAATTGCTGCTGCAGGAACGCAGGCGAACCGGAACGTTCGCCCAGTGCGCGCGGGACGCCGGCGTCGGTTCCTACCGCAGCATATACGTCGATTTGCCGTCCCGAGCGGAAGCCGAAGCGGACGAACTCCGGTACCGGCGCATCGATCCGCATCCGTTCGTGCCGTCGGGTACGCGCGAACGTACGGAACGCTGCCGCCGCGTAGTGGAACTACAGGCCGAAGGGCTTGCCAAACGGCTTCGCCACACGAACGCACGGACAGCCGTCATCGGCCTTTCCGGCGGCTTGGATTCTACGCTCGCCCTGCTGGTAACCGCGGAGGCGTTCCGCCGCTGTAAACTGGATCCGGCGGGAATAGAGGCCGTTACGATGCCCTGCTTCGGCACGACGGAGCGGACGCACCGCAACGCGGTTCGCCTTTCAAAGCGGCTGCACACTTCGTTCAGGGAAATACCGATCGCCGAAGCCGTCCGACAGCATTTTGCGGACATCGGCCACGACGAATCGGTTCACGACGTTACGTACGAAAACGCTCAGGCGCGCGAACGGACGCAAATCCTGATGGACGTGGCGAATAAAACCGGCGGCCTGGTCATCGGAACGGGAGACTTGTCGGAATCGGCGCTGGGCTGGGCCACGTACAACGGCGATCACATGTCCATGTACGGCGTCAATTCGTCCGTTCCCAAAACGTTGGTGCGCTATTTGGTCGCCTGGTTTGCCGATGAAGCGGACTCGGCCGACGCGGAACTCGCCGCGGTGCTCCGCGACATTCTCGACACGCCGGTCAGTCCCGAACTGCTGCCGCCGGAAGACGGCGCCATTTCGCAAAAAACGGAAGAGCTCGTCGGGCCGTACGAACTGCACGATTTCTTTTTGTATTACGTACTGCGCCGCGGTTTCAGCCCGGCAAAAATATATTATCTTGCGCGGAAGGCGTTCTGCAGCGGCGGCAAAGCAAGCGCGGAAGGCGTGCCGGACTGCGAAACGGCACGTGCGGCCGGAGTGTACCGCCCGGAAACGGTTCTCAAATGGCTCAAAATCTTTTACCGCCGCTTCTTTTCGCAGCAGTTTAAACGTTCCTGTATGCCCGACGGCGCTAAAGTCGGTACGGTCAACTTGTCTCCGCGCGGAGACTGGCGTATGCCCAGCGACGCGTCGTGCGCGCTCTGGCAGCAGGAACTGGACAACTTGTAA
- a CDS encoding cation:proton antiporter: MIPLLVLRWAAALAVLECTVGLLIGTELIGTQLKRYGTALFITTLTQSLGTFVVVSAVFAAVFACTGTPPYLSFIFGAIALATAPAPALSIVREFRTAGPVSKTLIPMAALDDMVGVVVFFTTIAIVARHVSGGALPLYMIPVMIVLPLLIGTLTGVPAGYLLKKTARKGATLAVLIGMIAATAGIGLLCNTYLMPAPLLNFMLLGIAMIAVILNLGAPLDYRAIAGAGLFTFVYIVARACGKYFGARVGAKATGLPVTVQKYLGFTLLPCGNRKAAR, from the coding sequence ATGATTCCATTACTGGTTCTGCGCTGGGCCGCGGCCCTTGCTGTTTTGGAATGCACGGTGGGGCTGCTGATAGGTACCGAACTGATAGGGACGCAGCTGAAGCGATACGGAACGGCCCTGTTCATAACGACGCTGACGCAATCGCTGGGAACTTTCGTCGTCGTATCGGCGGTATTCGCCGCAGTCTTTGCGTGTACCGGAACACCGCCGTATCTTTCGTTCATTTTCGGCGCTATCGCGCTGGCAACGGCTCCCGCTCCCGCACTCTCGATTGTCCGCGAGTTCCGGACTGCCGGTCCCGTCAGCAAAACGTTGATTCCGATGGCGGCTCTTGACGATATGGTCGGCGTCGTCGTTTTTTTTACTACGATTGCGATCGTCGCTCGGCACGTATCCGGCGGCGCGCTTCCGCTGTATATGATTCCGGTTATGATTGTCCTGCCGCTGCTGATCGGTACTCTGACGGGCGTTCCGGCGGGATATCTGCTCAAAAAGACAGCGCGAAAAGGGGCGACGCTTGCGGTTTTGATCGGAATGATTGCGGCAACGGCGGGCATCGGACTGCTGTGCAATACGTATCTTATGCCGGCTCCTCTGCTGAATTTCATGCTGCTGGGAATTGCCATGATTGCGGTAATTTTGAATCTGGGCGCACCGTTGGATTATCGGGCGATTGCGGGCGCGGGACTGTTTACGTTCGTTTATATCGTCGCCCGTGCGTGCGGAAAATATTTCGGCGCGCGGGTCGGCGCAAAGGCCACCGGGTTGCCGGTAACGGTGCAAAAATACCTCGGGTTCACGCTGCTTCCGTGCGGTAACCGTAAAGCCGCGCGGTAA
- a CDS encoding RnfABCDGE type electron transport complex subunit B, protein MTTILITLGISFAIAFILGVLLGFFKKIFYVPVDPTIEKVRSALPGANCGACGYPGCDGFAAAVAAGNAPVDGCAAGGAATAEAVGNIMGVSASAVQQVALLACQGSKEHAQPRGTYNGVKTCRAAKLSINGTKMCSYGCIGFADCVAVCKFDALAMKDDGLPHVDYAKCTGCGMCVAECPQGLFAKVDSARKGAVARCSNRSTNKAPIIKQCKTGCIKCGKCERACPEHALVVTNGIPLVDYGKCTSCGECIKGCPTHVLELVENITAVR, encoded by the coding sequence ATGACAACGATTTTAATAACCCTCGGGATTTCGTTTGCGATAGCATTTATCCTCGGAGTCCTGCTCGGTTTTTTCAAGAAAATATTTTACGTACCGGTTGATCCGACCATAGAAAAAGTGCGTTCGGCGCTTCCGGGGGCAAACTGCGGTGCGTGCGGATATCCCGGATGCGACGGATTCGCCGCGGCGGTTGCCGCGGGAAACGCACCGGTCGACGGCTGTGCGGCCGGCGGCGCCGCTACCGCCGAAGCGGTCGGAAACATCATGGGCGTTTCGGCAAGCGCGGTGCAGCAAGTAGCCCTGCTCGCCTGTCAGGGCAGCAAAGAGCACGCCCAGCCGCGCGGAACGTATAACGGTGTCAAAACCTGCCGCGCAGCTAAATTGAGCATCAACGGAACCAAAATGTGTTCGTACGGCTGCATCGGATTCGCCGACTGTGTCGCCGTCTGCAAATTCGACGCGCTCGCGATGAAAGACGACGGCCTGCCGCACGTCGATTACGCCAAATGCACCGGCTGCGGTATGTGCGTTGCAGAATGCCCGCAGGGACTGTTTGCAAAAGTAGACTCAGCGCGCAAAGGCGCCGTCGCGCGGTGTTCAAACCGCAGCACGAACAAAGCGCCGATCATAAAGCAGTGCAAAACCGGCTGTATCAAATGCGGCAAGTGCGAACGCGCCTGCCCGGAACACGCGCTCGTCGTTACGAACGGCATTCCGCTTGTCGATTACGGAAAGTGTACGTCGTGCGGCGAATGCATCAAAGGTTGCCCCACGCACGTGCTGGAGCTTGTTGAAAACATCACAGCCGTACGATAA
- a CDS encoding electron transport complex protein RnfA — protein sequence MNEYLKIFLSSMLVDNVVLIQFLALCPFIGMTTDTGKATGMGIATSFVMVLATAVTYPLYHFILAPLELEFLQTLVFILVIASLVQLVEFYLKKSAPALYSSMGVYLALITTNCAILAVTLNCISKNYNFGESIVYAVGSAAGFLMSMILMSGVRKWIRIAPVPAFLQGTPILFVAAGLLSMAFGGFAGLIK from the coding sequence ATGAACGAATATCTGAAAATCTTTCTGTCTTCGATGCTCGTGGACAACGTCGTGCTTATCCAGTTTTTGGCGCTGTGCCCGTTTATCGGCATGACGACCGACACCGGAAAGGCGACGGGCATGGGTATCGCCACGTCGTTCGTTATGGTTCTGGCAACGGCGGTAACGTATCCGCTGTACCATTTCATTTTGGCGCCGCTGGAATTGGAATTCCTTCAGACGCTGGTGTTCATTCTGGTCATCGCAAGCCTCGTGCAGCTGGTTGAATTCTATTTGAAAAAATCGGCGCCGGCGCTGTACAGTTCCATGGGCGTGTACCTTGCGCTCATTACGACCAACTGTGCGATTCTGGCCGTAACCCTGAACTGCATCAGCAAGAATTACAACTTCGGCGAGTCGATCGTATACGCGGTCGGCTCCGCGGCGGGTTTTCTGATGTCGATGATTTTGATGTCCGGAGTCCGCAAGTGGATCAGAATAGCGCCGGTGCCGGCTTTTCTGCAGGGAACGCCGATTCTGTTCGTTGCGGCAGGACTGCTTTCGATGGCGTTCGGCGGATTTGCCGGACTGATTAAATAG
- the rsxE gene encoding electron transport complex subunit RsxE, whose protein sequence is MKKYVRIFTNGLLKENPLLVLMIGLCSSLAVTTRFENGLGMGLAMTFVLVMSEIIISLFRKLIPDSIRIPVFIIVIASFTTIVDLLMQAYVPALSKSMGVFIPLIVVNCIIMGRVESFASKRSVGEAACDALGMGFGYLWVLCGISFVRELLGAGSVFGYEVIPEAYRIGFFKNAPGGFFVFGMFIAVSMGIRRLTTAGKTETGEAK, encoded by the coding sequence ATGAAAAAATATGTACGTATTTTTACCAACGGGTTGCTGAAAGAAAATCCGCTGCTGGTTCTGATGATCGGCTTATGTTCGTCGCTCGCCGTTACGACCCGTTTTGAAAACGGTTTGGGAATGGGACTGGCAATGACGTTCGTACTCGTCATGAGTGAAATCATCATCAGCCTGTTCCGGAAACTTATTCCGGATTCGATCCGCATTCCGGTATTTATCATCGTTATCGCCTCGTTTACGACGATCGTCGATTTGCTCATGCAGGCGTACGTGCCGGCTCTGTCAAAATCGATGGGCGTGTTCATTCCGCTCATCGTCGTAAACTGCATCATCATGGGCCGAGTCGAATCGTTCGCGTCAAAACGGAGCGTGGGAGAAGCGGCCTGCGACGCGCTCGGTATGGGGTTCGGCTATCTGTGGGTACTGTGCGGAATCTCGTTCGTCCGCGAATTGCTCGGAGCCGGTTCCGTATTCGGATACGAAGTCATTCCCGAAGCGTATCGCATCGGCTTTTTCAAGAACGCGCCGGGCGGATTCTTCGTATTCGGCATGTTCATCGCCGTCAGTATGGGAATCAGACGATTGACGACTGCCGGAAAAACTGAAACGGGAGAAGCGAAATGA
- a CDS encoding FMN-binding protein, whose amino-acid sequence MKNMIKLGLALAAFASVACVLLAVVSLLTAPAIAAAKEAEVNAGLTVVFSRASAFEKAPGFTPDTATAVKAENLYLAKKDGSVVGAVIQASGPTYDKATILLGLDLTRTITGIKFLSISDTPGFGQRATEPAFYTQFAGKSANDNFVVGSDVDVISGATITSKGVAQLVKYASYVAGEFLAANYGGASGSGEAPVIAAPAQAFTYQDAYLSLFPPETYPDATFTEVDKDLNRIVRNMLVEKQVIVTVAGKTAGAMVAVRGQTYKKGGVVLTAVDMNRTILGARIIELNDTPNIGQQALEESFYGQFAGKSADAALLVASDFDALSGATITSACVADMVKVGAMEAAWVATSRGGKTAPADSDEYPLNGLYLEE is encoded by the coding sequence ATGAAAAACATGATCAAACTCGGTTTGGCGCTCGCGGCTTTTGCGAGCGTAGCGTGCGTGCTGCTCGCCGTCGTCAGTTTGCTGACGGCGCCTGCGATCGCCGCCGCGAAGGAAGCGGAAGTAAACGCGGGGCTGACGGTCGTGTTCAGCCGCGCTTCGGCGTTTGAAAAAGCGCCCGGTTTTACGCCTGACACGGCGACCGCCGTAAAAGCGGAAAACCTGTATTTGGCAAAAAAAGACGGCAGCGTCGTCGGCGCGGTCATACAGGCGAGCGGCCCCACTTACGATAAGGCGACGATTCTGCTCGGTCTCGATCTGACGCGCACCATCACCGGCATAAAGTTTCTGTCCATCAGCGATACGCCCGGTTTCGGACAGCGCGCGACCGAACCCGCGTTCTACACGCAGTTCGCCGGTAAATCCGCGAACGACAACTTCGTCGTGGGAAGCGACGTGGACGTGATTTCCGGCGCGACGATAACGTCGAAAGGCGTCGCCCAGCTGGTCAAATACGCTTCGTACGTCGCCGGCGAATTTCTTGCGGCAAATTACGGCGGAGCGTCCGGCAGCGGAGAAGCGCCGGTCATAGCCGCTCCCGCGCAGGCGTTTACGTATCAGGATGCGTATCTGTCGCTGTTCCCGCCCGAAACGTACCCCGACGCGACGTTCACCGAAGTCGACAAAGACCTGAACAGAATCGTCCGCAACATGCTCGTTGAAAAACAGGTTATCGTTACGGTCGCCGGAAAAACCGCCGGCGCGATGGTCGCCGTTCGCGGCCAGACGTACAAGAAAGGCGGCGTCGTGCTTACCGCCGTCGACATGAACAGGACGATACTCGGCGCGCGGATCATCGAACTGAACGACACGCCGAATATCGGTCAGCAGGCGCTGGAAGAGTCGTTCTACGGCCAATTCGCCGGCAAATCCGCCGATGCGGCGCTGCTCGTCGCATCAGATTTCGACGCGCTTTCGGGAGCGACGATCACGTCCGCCTGCGTGGCGGATATGGTTAAAGTCGGCGCAATGGAAGCCGCCTGGGTCGCCACGTCGCGCGGAGGAAAAACCGCCCCCGCCGATTCGGATGAATATCCCCTGAACGGGCTGTATCTGGAAGAATAG
- a CDS encoding RnfABCDGE type electron transport complex subunit D — MAAPSDVNEIYLSSSPHFASGRSTSGVMLCVIIALLPLCVYGVVLFGVPALITILTAVVSSVVFEALFQKLTKQQIRTADLSAAVTGILLALVLPPSTPVWMTVLGSLFAVVVAKGFFGGIGANVFNPALAGRAFLFTSFPVALSAWTLPFDGVSGATVLSEIKSGVFFADSDTYLQYFLGNRAGCIGETSTMLILIAFVFLAVTKIIDWRAPVAMIAVTALCTWLSGGYPLMAVMTGGLMFGAVFMTTDYTTSPVTKTGRLIFGAGCGLITFLIRQFGGYPEGVMFSILIMNILVPFLDKFMPRKYGYGKKRARTEGAAAK; from the coding sequence ATGGCTGCTCCGTCAGATGTAAACGAAATTTATCTTTCATCAAGTCCGCATTTCGCTTCGGGAAGAAGCACTTCCGGCGTCATGCTGTGCGTAATCATCGCACTGCTGCCGCTGTGCGTATACGGCGTCGTCCTGTTCGGTGTTCCGGCACTGATAACGATTCTTACCGCCGTCGTCTCAAGCGTCGTGTTTGAAGCGTTGTTCCAAAAACTCACCAAACAGCAGATTCGCACGGCGGATTTGTCTGCGGCGGTAACCGGCATACTGCTTGCGCTCGTGCTGCCGCCGTCCACGCCCGTCTGGATGACGGTGCTCGGTTCGCTGTTCGCCGTAGTCGTTGCCAAAGGTTTTTTCGGCGGCATCGGAGCAAACGTGTTCAATCCGGCGCTCGCCGGACGCGCGTTCCTGTTCACCAGTTTTCCGGTCGCGCTTTCCGCCTGGACGCTGCCGTTCGACGGCGTAAGCGGCGCGACCGTTTTGAGTGAAATAAAAAGCGGCGTGTTTTTTGCCGATTCGGATACGTATCTTCAGTATTTTCTGGGGAATCGCGCGGGCTGCATCGGAGAAACGAGCACTATGCTCATTCTGATCGCGTTCGTCTTTCTGGCAGTCACCAAAATCATCGACTGGCGCGCGCCGGTCGCGATGATAGCGGTAACGGCGCTGTGCACTTGGCTTTCGGGCGGCTATCCGCTGATGGCGGTGATGACCGGCGGCCTGATGTTCGGCGCCGTGTTCATGACGACCGATTACACCACGAGCCCCGTGACCAAAACCGGCCGGCTGATATTCGGCGCGGGCTGCGGACTCATAACTTTTTTAATCCGTCAGTTCGGCGGATACCCGGAAGGCGTCATGTTCAGTATTCTGATCATGAACATTCTGGTTCCGTTTCTCGATAAATTCATGCCGAGAAAATACGGATACGGCAAAAAACGCGCCCGGACGGAAGGAGCTGCCGCAAAATGA
- the rsxC gene encoding electron transport complex subunit RsxC, protein MKTQTFKGGVHPPEHKESTQGSPIEPVVPVTKTVCIPVTQGGAPNQPIVAVGDSVARGQKIADSHAYMSAPVHASIAGTVKKIETHLVTANREELCIAIQGDDSDRTEFLPVLDPFACSKEEALTRIREAGIVGMGGAAFPTHVKLNPPAGKKIEYVLANAAECEPYLTIDERTMIETPQKLIDGLAIAMNVTGAAHGIVVLEDNKKHVYPVLEKTIADAGYTDTIGIVLCKTKYPQGGEKNITVAAVGREIPAGGLPADVGCVIDNVGTLCAISEAFREGKPLVDRGLTISGGACETPKNLKVPVGTLVGDLIPANVTLRPGVAKIISGGPMMGFAMTNANFPVAKNTSGVLFLTAGETYLADENPCIGCGKCIDVCSCRLAPVLIVRALKAGDYEEAKRYGLMDCVECGTCGYICPAHVRLIQRFRIGKAAVRAEAAKQKEGGK, encoded by the coding sequence ATGAAAACACAGACTTTCAAAGGCGGAGTCCATCCGCCGGAACATAAGGAATCGACGCAGGGTTCTCCTATTGAACCGGTCGTTCCCGTCACTAAAACGGTATGCATACCCGTTACACAAGGCGGAGCTCCGAATCAGCCGATCGTAGCGGTAGGCGACAGCGTCGCGCGGGGACAGAAAATAGCCGATTCCCATGCGTATATGTCCGCTCCCGTACACGCTTCGATCGCCGGAACGGTCAAAAAAATTGAAACCCATCTGGTTACGGCGAACAGGGAAGAACTGTGCATCGCCATTCAGGGAGACGATTCTGATCGAACGGAATTTCTGCCCGTACTGGACCCGTTCGCCTGTTCCAAAGAAGAAGCGCTCACCCGAATCCGCGAAGCGGGTATCGTCGGCATGGGAGGAGCCGCCTTCCCTACTCACGTAAAACTGAATCCTCCCGCAGGCAAAAAAATCGAATACGTGCTGGCAAACGCGGCGGAATGCGAACCGTATCTGACTATAGACGAACGGACGATGATCGAAACGCCGCAGAAACTGATCGACGGCCTTGCAATCGCCATGAACGTTACCGGCGCGGCGCACGGCATCGTAGTCCTTGAAGACAACAAAAAACACGTGTACCCCGTATTGGAAAAAACGATAGCGGACGCAGGTTACACCGATACGATCGGTATCGTCTTGTGCAAAACGAAATATCCGCAAGGCGGAGAAAAAAATATCACCGTCGCCGCGGTGGGTCGGGAAATTCCCGCGGGCGGACTTCCGGCCGACGTCGGCTGCGTCATAGACAACGTGGGAACGTTGTGCGCGATTTCCGAAGCGTTCCGCGAGGGAAAACCGCTCGTCGACCGCGGATTGACGATTTCCGGTGGCGCGTGCGAAACACCTAAAAACCTGAAAGTTCCCGTCGGTACGCTCGTAGGAGATTTGATTCCGGCGAACGTCACGCTGCGCCCCGGCGTCGCGAAAATCATTTCAGGCGGTCCGATGATGGGATTCGCCATGACCAACGCAAATTTTCCGGTTGCAAAAAACACGTCCGGCGTGCTGTTTCTGACCGCCGGGGAAACGTACCTCGCCGATGAAAATCCGTGCATCGGCTGCGGAAAATGCATCGACGTCTGTTCGTGCCGCCTCGCGCCGGTACTCATCGTGCGCGCGCTGAAAGCGGGCGACTACGAAGAAGCCAAACGGTACGGTCTCATGGACTGCGTGGAATGCGGTACGTGCGGCTATATCTGTCCGGCGCACGTCCGGCTGATCCAGCGCTTCCGAATCGGAAAAGCGGCAGTCCGCGCCGAAGCGGCGAAACAAAAAGAAGGGGGAAAGTAA